In one Streptomyces venezuelae genomic region, the following are encoded:
- a CDS encoding FecCD family ABC transporter permease, whose product MTVLMLGLGLLGLCYGTSWSTPGEVFASLTGTDRSVVISDWRLPRVLAGLVFGAALGVAGALFQNLTRNPLGSPDVIGLDAGAYTGALFALTVLSGTSAQLATGSVLGGLIIAAVIYLLSFDRGFSGLRLVVIGIAVNAMVTAINSWIVLRADLEVAIAAVGWSAGSLAGVGWEDLGIPFTVIAVLLALMASRAHAMHQAALGDAIAVTTGVGLNRLRLLMVLVGVGCTATVTAVAGPIAFIALAAPQIGRRLAGAAGVPLLPAALTGAVLLQGADLIAQMLLAPVALPVGVVSTAIGGCYLIWLLSKEVARA is encoded by the coding sequence ATGACCGTACTGATGCTCGGCCTCGGCCTGCTCGGACTCTGCTACGGCACGTCATGGTCCACCCCCGGCGAGGTGTTCGCCTCGCTGACCGGCACCGACCGCTCCGTGGTCATCTCCGACTGGCGGCTGCCGCGCGTCCTCGCCGGACTGGTCTTCGGCGCCGCCCTCGGTGTCGCGGGAGCCCTCTTCCAGAACCTCACGCGCAACCCGCTGGGCAGCCCCGACGTGATCGGCCTCGACGCGGGCGCCTACACCGGCGCCCTCTTCGCCCTCACCGTCCTGTCGGGCACCTCCGCCCAACTGGCCACCGGCTCCGTGCTCGGCGGCCTGATCATCGCCGCCGTGATCTACCTCCTCTCGTTCGACCGCGGCTTCTCCGGGCTGCGCCTCGTGGTGATCGGCATCGCCGTCAACGCGATGGTGACCGCGATCAACTCGTGGATCGTGCTCCGCGCCGACCTGGAAGTGGCGATCGCCGCCGTCGGCTGGAGCGCGGGCTCCCTCGCCGGCGTCGGCTGGGAGGACCTGGGCATCCCCTTCACGGTCATCGCCGTGCTCCTCGCCCTGATGGCGTCGCGGGCGCACGCCATGCACCAGGCGGCCCTCGGCGACGCGATCGCCGTGACCACCGGCGTCGGCCTCAACCGGCTGCGGCTGCTGATGGTCCTCGTCGGCGTCGGCTGCACCGCCACGGTGACCGCGGTCGCAGGCCCCATCGCGTTCATCGCACTCGCCGCCCCGCAGATCGGCCGCAGGCTCGCGGGCGCCGCGGGCGTACCGCTGCTCCCGGCCGCGCTGACCGGCGCGGTGCTGCTCCAGGGCGCCGACCTGATCGCCCAGATGCTCCTCGCACCCGTCGCCCTGCCGGTCGGCGTCGTCAGCACCGCGATCGGCGGCTGCTACTTGATCTGGCTCCTCAGTAAGGAGGTGGCGCGCGCGTGA
- a CDS encoding ABC transporter ATP-binding protein: MTARLTARDITLRYGDRVVSARLNLDVPDGAFTAIVGPNACGKSTLLRALVRLLRPHEGHVEFDGREVGGYPAKALAKQLGFLPQDPLAPEDIKVRQLVARGRFPHQSLLALRSPDDEAAIDEAMVAAGVEDLGDRPAQQLSGGQRQRVWMAMVLAQETPYLLLDEPTSFLDITHQYQLLGLLARLRDEGRTVIAVLHDINQACRFADHLVAMKDGRIVAEGDPGDIVDAALIKDVFDLPSVIVPDPVTATPMVVPTLQGE, from the coding sequence GTGACCGCACGCCTGACCGCGCGGGACATCACCCTGCGTTACGGAGACCGAGTGGTCTCCGCACGGCTGAACCTGGACGTCCCCGACGGCGCGTTCACCGCCATCGTGGGCCCCAACGCCTGTGGGAAGTCCACCCTGTTGCGCGCGCTCGTGCGACTCCTTCGCCCCCACGAGGGGCACGTCGAGTTCGACGGCCGCGAAGTCGGCGGCTATCCCGCCAAGGCCCTCGCCAAGCAGCTCGGTTTCCTGCCGCAGGACCCCCTCGCCCCCGAGGACATCAAGGTCCGCCAGCTCGTCGCCAGGGGCCGCTTCCCGCACCAGTCGCTGCTCGCCCTGCGCTCGCCCGACGACGAGGCGGCCATCGACGAGGCGATGGTGGCCGCCGGGGTCGAGGACCTCGGCGACCGCCCCGCGCAGCAGCTGTCCGGCGGACAGCGCCAGCGCGTGTGGATGGCCATGGTCCTCGCCCAGGAGACGCCCTACCTCCTGCTCGACGAGCCGACGTCCTTCCTCGACATCACGCACCAGTACCAACTGCTCGGCCTGCTCGCCAGGTTGCGCGACGAGGGCCGCACCGTCATCGCCGTACTCCACGACATCAACCAGGCATGCCGCTTCGCCGACCACCTCGTCGCCATGAAGGACGGCCGGATCGTCGCCGAGGGCGACCCCGGGGACATCGTGGACGCCGCGCTGATCAAGGACGTCTTCGACCTGCCGAGCGTCATCGTCCCCGACCCGGTCACCGCCACGCCGATGGTCGTCCCCACTCTGCAAGGAGAGTAA